A single window of Jiangella alkaliphila DNA harbors:
- a CDS encoding TadE family protein, translated as MTRRRCERGSATLETVVLWPAVFLLIFGIVHAGLWFHARNVALSAAREGTRAASMDDGSGGAARAAEFLTATTDGTVMRVGDIHETTDAGTVTVTVTGSSTTLIPGWRVDVSQSATAPIRRWTAP; from the coding sequence ATGACCCGACGACGCTGCGAACGCGGCTCCGCGACCCTCGAAACGGTCGTCCTCTGGCCGGCGGTGTTCCTGCTGATCTTCGGCATCGTGCATGCCGGCCTCTGGTTCCACGCCCGCAACGTCGCCCTGTCCGCCGCACGCGAGGGCACCCGAGCGGCCAGCATGGACGACGGCAGCGGCGGCGCGGCGCGCGCGGCCGAGTTCCTGACGGCGACGACCGACGGCACCGTCATGCGAGTCGGCGACATCCACGAGACCACCGACGCCGGCACCGTCACCGTGACGGTCACCGGCTCCTCGACCACGCTCATCCCCGGCTGGCGCGTCGACGTCAGCCAGTCGGCCACCGCACCGATCCGTCGCTGGACCGCCCCATGA
- a CDS encoding TetR/AcrR family transcriptional regulator → MPIWSEEEPVVEAAERRKRYREQVRDEIKQVALGQLARDGAAALTLTGVAKEIGVSGPALYKYFAGRDDLLTELIVDSYAALAEALRAAASASAGAPARQRLHSVAHAYRDWAVAQPHRYLLLAGTPVPQRDAPAGTADTARAVLTPLLEILATGGSWPRAEALRAEVAEWIAQLPAVADWVRDALGPAATTPPDVALAGVVTAWARLHGVVGIEAVGLFNGMGLRPATVLALEMDALADAVGLD, encoded by the coding sequence ATGCCTATCTGGAGCGAGGAGGAGCCCGTGGTCGAGGCCGCCGAGCGCCGGAAGCGGTACCGCGAACAGGTCCGCGACGAGATCAAGCAGGTCGCGCTCGGGCAGCTCGCCCGCGACGGCGCCGCGGCGTTGACGCTGACCGGGGTCGCCAAGGAGATCGGCGTCTCCGGCCCGGCGCTCTACAAGTACTTCGCCGGTCGCGACGATCTGCTGACCGAACTGATCGTCGACAGTTACGCCGCGCTGGCGGAGGCCCTCCGCGCCGCCGCGTCGGCGTCGGCCGGAGCGCCCGCACGGCAGCGACTGCACTCCGTCGCGCACGCCTACCGCGACTGGGCGGTCGCACAACCGCACCGCTACCTACTGCTGGCCGGCACGCCGGTGCCGCAGCGCGACGCTCCGGCCGGGACCGCCGACACGGCACGGGCCGTGCTCACGCCGTTGCTGGAGATCCTGGCCACCGGTGGTTCATGGCCCCGAGCGGAGGCGCTGCGCGCCGAGGTGGCGGAGTGGATCGCTCAGCTGCCGGCGGTGGCCGACTGGGTCCGCGACGCGCTCGGCCCCGCCGCGACGACGCCGCCGGACGTCGCGCTCGCCGGCGTGGTGACGGCGTGGGCGCGGCTGCACGGCGTCGTCGGCATCGAGGCCGTCGGGCTGTTCAACGGCATGGGTCTGCGGCCGGCCACCGTCCTCGCGCTGGAGATGGACGCCCTCGCCGACGCCGTTGGCCTGGACTGA
- a CDS encoding type II secretion system F family protein → MRPFVAAVTAVAGIGGLAAAGFGLVRTPDDSAAPRGATLARRLRQLRGATPAARRSRRRLAAAGAFGLLVWLVTGWLLAVLLIPAAVWGLPVLLQTSSAKADIARLEAMSDWAQNLATVLGVGVGIEQAVAGSLLTAPEKIRPEIARLAARLQARWDTEAALRAFADDLDDATGDLLAAALILGARRRGDQLSSVLDGLATAVRDDVRVRRTVDAEQARGRTTARLVTAISAGGLGLMLLTPYADPYRAGSGQLLLIGLLTGYIGCLVWMRRITATPRQPRILVADGVP, encoded by the coding sequence ATGAGGCCGTTCGTCGCCGCCGTCACCGCGGTCGCCGGAATAGGTGGCCTGGCCGCCGCCGGCTTCGGACTGGTCCGGACGCCGGACGATTCCGCAGCGCCGCGAGGGGCCACCCTCGCCCGCCGGCTGCGGCAGCTTCGCGGCGCCACGCCGGCCGCCCGCCGATCCCGTCGCCGCCTCGCCGCGGCCGGTGCCTTCGGGCTCCTGGTCTGGCTGGTCACCGGCTGGCTGCTCGCCGTTCTGCTCATCCCGGCGGCCGTCTGGGGGCTGCCCGTGCTGCTGCAGACGTCGTCGGCGAAGGCAGACATCGCCCGGCTGGAGGCGATGAGCGACTGGGCGCAGAACCTCGCCACCGTGCTGGGCGTCGGCGTCGGCATCGAGCAGGCCGTCGCCGGGAGCCTGCTCACCGCGCCGGAGAAGATCCGGCCAGAGATCGCCCGCCTGGCCGCCCGGCTCCAAGCACGCTGGGACACCGAGGCGGCGCTGCGCGCGTTCGCCGACGACCTCGACGACGCGACGGGCGACCTGCTCGCCGCGGCGCTGATCCTCGGCGCCCGCCGCCGCGGCGACCAGCTCAGCAGTGTGCTCGACGGTCTGGCGACGGCCGTCCGCGACGACGTCCGGGTCCGGCGCACCGTCGACGCCGAACAGGCGCGCGGCCGCACGACGGCGCGGCTGGTCACCGCCATCAGCGCCGGCGGGCTCGGCCTCATGCTGCTGACGCCGTACGCCGATCCGTATCGCGCCGGATCCGGTCAACTGCTGCTCATCGGCCTGCTGACCGGCTACATCGGCTGCCTGGTGTGGATGCGCCGCATCACCGCCACGCCGCGGCAGCCGCGGATCCTCGTCGCCGACGGTGTGCCATGA
- a CDS encoding type II secretion system F family protein — translation MTTTQLAVLLGLGVGVGLLVIWRELVGRVGRLPHPVYAAQRLTGTADPGAELADLAADVNDVTGAGGFAGRLGRAVLRRGGGWSLLHVPYRDLALLRRSVAWFLGERAICAAVGLVLPTAASVALAIAGVRLPFVVPAVSGLVTAVLLSYVPLYTVADLARAKRAEFRRAMATYVDLVALERAAGSGATQSLESAARIGRSWAFQRVRDELAHARWAGVPAWEALRTVGRDLRLPELTDTGDVMRMSAREGATVYDVLRTRASAMRSELLTSDQARAGSRTERATAPLAATAVVFMLLLAAPVAMRIG, via the coding sequence ATGACGACGACGCAGCTCGCGGTGCTGCTGGGGCTGGGCGTGGGCGTCGGGCTCCTGGTGATCTGGCGCGAACTCGTCGGACGCGTGGGCCGGCTGCCGCATCCGGTGTACGCGGCGCAACGGCTCACCGGGACGGCCGATCCGGGCGCCGAGCTCGCCGACCTCGCCGCCGACGTCAACGACGTCACGGGCGCCGGCGGGTTCGCGGGACGCCTGGGGCGGGCGGTCCTGCGGCGCGGCGGCGGGTGGTCGCTGCTGCACGTGCCGTACCGCGACCTGGCCCTGCTGCGCCGCAGCGTGGCGTGGTTCCTCGGTGAGCGGGCGATCTGCGCGGCCGTCGGACTGGTGCTGCCGACGGCGGCGTCCGTGGCGCTCGCGATCGCCGGCGTACGGCTGCCGTTCGTCGTGCCCGCGGTGAGCGGGCTGGTCACTGCGGTGCTGCTGTCGTACGTGCCGCTCTACACGGTCGCCGACCTCGCCCGGGCCAAACGCGCGGAGTTCCGCCGGGCCATGGCCACCTACGTCGACCTCGTCGCGCTCGAACGAGCGGCCGGCTCCGGGGCCACGCAGTCACTGGAGTCGGCGGCTCGCATCGGCCGGTCGTGGGCGTTCCAGCGAGTGCGCGACGAGTTGGCGCACGCCCGCTGGGCGGGCGTCCCCGCTTGGGAGGCGCTGCGCACGGTGGGCCGCGACCTCCGGCTGCCCGAACTCACCGACACAGGTGATGTCATGCGCATGTCCGCGCGCGAGGGCGCCACCGTCTACGACGTCCTCCGCACCCGGGCGTCGGCGATGCGCAGTGAGCTGCTGACCAGCGATCAAGCGCGGGCCGGGTCGCGCACCGAGCGGGCGACGGCGCCGCTCGCGGCCACGGCGGTCGTGTTCATGCTGCTCCTCGCCGCTCCGGTCGCGATGCGGATCGGGTGA
- a CDS encoding TadE/TadG family type IV pilus assembly protein, whose translation MSRRADRGSATLELAVLAPGLLLLVALIALAGRYAIADGAVDQAAAEAARAASLQRTPSAGREAAAEVARAALTDQGLSCLRTEIDVDVSGLRAPPGQRGRVTVTVRCPLRVADLPLHVPAITLTATAVSPVDTYRER comes from the coding sequence ATGAGCCGCCGGGCGGACCGTGGCTCGGCCACGCTCGAGCTCGCCGTCCTGGCGCCTGGTCTGCTGCTCCTGGTCGCGCTGATCGCGCTGGCCGGCCGGTACGCCATCGCCGACGGAGCGGTCGACCAGGCCGCCGCCGAGGCGGCACGGGCCGCCTCGCTGCAGCGAACCCCGTCGGCCGGTCGCGAGGCCGCTGCCGAGGTGGCCCGTGCGGCGCTGACCGATCAGGGCCTGTCGTGTCTGCGTACCGAGATCGACGTGGACGTCTCCGGCCTGCGGGCGCCGCCCGGCCAGCGTGGCCGCGTCACCGTCACCGTCCGTTGCCCGCTGCGGGTCGCGGATCTGCCCCTGCACGTCCCCGCCATCACGCTGACGGCAACCGCCGTCAGCCCGGTCGACACCTACCGGGAGAGGTGA
- a CDS encoding aminoacyl-tRNA deacylase, which produces MTEERGVEALRESGLTHRIVRHPPVNSLEEAATARGVEPAAVIKTIVVRRADDDYVFVLVPGDRTIAWPKLRTLLGVNRLSMPDAGTARDVTGYERGTITPFGSTRAWPVIADERVRGRTVSIGAGAFGVSATVDGDDLVKTLDATVADVTD; this is translated from the coding sequence ATGACCGAAGAACGCGGCGTCGAGGCCCTTCGCGAGTCGGGGCTGACCCATCGCATCGTCCGTCATCCGCCGGTGAACAGCCTGGAGGAGGCCGCCACGGCGCGCGGGGTCGAGCCGGCCGCCGTCATCAAAACGATCGTGGTGCGGCGGGCCGACGACGACTACGTGTTCGTGCTGGTGCCCGGCGACCGCACGATCGCCTGGCCGAAGCTGCGCACGCTACTCGGCGTCAACCGGCTGTCGATGCCCGACGCCGGGACGGCGCGCGACGTGACGGGGTACGAGCGCGGGACGATCACGCCGTTCGGGTCGACGCGCGCGTGGCCGGTCATCGCGGACGAGCGGGTCCGCGGGCGGACGGTGTCGATCGGCGCCGGCGCGTTCGGGGTGTCGGCCACCGTCGACGGCGACGACCTGGTGAAGACGCTGGACGCCACGGTCGCGGACGTCACGGACTGA
- a CDS encoding NAD-dependent protein deacetylase, with product MLDRIDLGHPAWPSVGEATAVLSGRPVAVLTGAGISTDSGIPDYRGPDSPPRTPMTYQQFVGDPDRRRHYWARNHVGWRHVHRTRPNPGHLAVSRLEAAGAAVGVITQNVDTLHNAAGSRNVIDLHGRYDRVLCLDCRRVVPRDHVAARLKALNPGFADEVADAEIAPDADAVIEATAHFRVADCEACGGMLKPDIVYFGENVPKPRVEAAYALVDSAAALLVAGSSLTVMSGLRFVRHAAKTGRPVIIVNRGTTRGDDLATVKVDAGCSPVLTVLASVLTGSAVSP from the coding sequence GTGCTCGACCGTATCGACCTCGGCCACCCGGCCTGGCCGTCCGTCGGCGAGGCGACCGCGGTGCTGTCCGGGCGGCCGGTCGCCGTGCTGACCGGGGCCGGCATCTCGACCGACTCCGGCATCCCCGACTACCGCGGCCCCGACTCCCCGCCGCGCACACCCATGACCTACCAGCAGTTCGTCGGCGACCCCGATCGCCGCCGCCACTACTGGGCCCGCAACCACGTCGGCTGGCGCCACGTCCACCGCACCCGGCCCAACCCCGGCCACCTCGCCGTCAGCCGCCTGGAGGCCGCCGGCGCCGCGGTCGGCGTCATCACCCAGAACGTCGACACCCTGCACAACGCCGCCGGCAGCCGAAACGTCATCGACCTGCACGGACGCTACGACCGCGTCCTCTGCCTGGACTGCCGCCGCGTCGTCCCTCGCGACCACGTCGCCGCCCGGTTGAAGGCCCTGAACCCCGGCTTCGCCGACGAGGTCGCCGACGCCGAGATCGCTCCCGACGCCGACGCCGTCATCGAAGCGACCGCTCACTTCCGCGTCGCCGACTGCGAGGCGTGCGGCGGCATGCTCAAGCCCGACATCGTCTACTTCGGCGAGAACGTGCCCAAGCCCCGGGTCGAGGCCGCGTACGCGCTGGTCGACTCGGCGGCCGCGCTGCTGGTCGCGGGGTCGTCGCTCACCGTCATGTCCGGACTGCGGTTCGTCCGGCACGCGGCGAAGACCGGGCGGCCCGTGATCATCGTCAACCGCGGCACCACCCGCGGCGACGACCTCGCCACCGTCAAGGTCGACGCCGGCTGCTCGCCCGTGCTGACGGTCCTGGCCTCCGTCCTGACGGGTTCCGCCGTCAGTCCGTGA
- a CDS encoding MmcQ/YjbR family DNA-binding protein, translated as MVTIDDVRRHALSLPRTTEGLVRDSVKFRIKSIVYAAVSPDETIMGFGYPKDERDALVASDPSKFLPPLPSDERYQWVRVRLAAIDDDEMRELLTDAWRMCVPKKVAAAYDESGGEDLG; from the coding sequence ATGGTGACGATCGACGACGTGCGGCGGCACGCGCTGTCGCTGCCCCGGACCACCGAAGGGCTCGTCCGCGACAGCGTGAAGTTCCGCATCAAGAGCATCGTCTACGCGGCGGTCTCGCCCGACGAGACCATCATGGGCTTCGGCTATCCGAAGGACGAGCGAGACGCCCTGGTCGCGTCTGACCCGTCGAAGTTCCTCCCTCCGTTGCCATCGGACGAGCGCTATCAGTGGGTGCGGGTGCGGTTGGCCGCCATCGACGATGACGAGATGCGCGAACTGCTGACCGACGCCTGGCGCATGTGTGTGCCGAAGAAGGTCGCGGCCGCCTACGACGAGTCCGGCGGCGAGGATCTCGGCTGA
- a CDS encoding SAF domain-containing protein — MAQTVGLETTDDSFDQPLDPAFSTPGAPVRRYRRRPALIGLGVGLLATCGTGAAYLAQSSGDTVPVLAVTDTVHRGEVLDAARLTTARAAPDPALRPVAAGELSAVVGQRAATDLPAGTLLTEAALTTADVPAAGQSVVGVAVTEAQLPQAELVPGDHVRVFGTPSLGDAPSSDPPRSVAATVVSVSGVLDSGHVVVDVVVADDVAGTLVAKVATGRVAIVLDSSEAAAQGGDDR, encoded by the coding sequence ATGGCGCAGACCGTTGGGCTAGAGACCACCGACGACTCGTTCGACCAGCCGCTCGACCCGGCGTTCAGCACGCCCGGCGCACCAGTGCGGCGGTACCGGCGACGGCCCGCGCTCATCGGGCTGGGCGTCGGGTTGCTGGCCACGTGCGGCACCGGCGCGGCCTACCTGGCGCAGTCGTCGGGCGACACCGTTCCCGTCCTGGCGGTCACCGACACCGTCCACCGGGGCGAGGTGCTCGACGCCGCCCGGCTGACGACCGCGCGAGCGGCCCCCGATCCTGCGCTGCGGCCGGTCGCCGCCGGCGAGCTGTCCGCCGTCGTCGGGCAGCGCGCCGCGACCGACCTGCCCGCCGGCACGCTGCTCACCGAGGCCGCCCTCACGACGGCCGACGTGCCGGCCGCCGGCCAGAGCGTCGTCGGAGTCGCGGTCACCGAGGCTCAGCTGCCGCAGGCCGAGCTCGTCCCCGGCGACCACGTGCGCGTCTTCGGCACCCCGAGCCTCGGCGACGCTCCGTCGTCCGACCCGCCCCGCTCGGTCGCCGCGACGGTGGTCAGCGTCTCCGGCGTGCTCGACTCCGGCCACGTGGTGGTCGACGTCGTGGTGGCCGACGACGTCGCCGGCACGCTGGTCGCGAAGGTCGCCACCGGGCGGGTCGCCATCGTGCTCGACTCGTCCGAGGCCGCGGCGCAGGGTGGTGACGACCGATGA
- a CDS encoding CpaF family protein, with the protein MNEPRITGLPIFSPPPALAADAAGTPRRSVREALAALPLATPPREPGIDWALVRAFRQQAAARLSDQVDETAAEADRRAAGREIIAQLLDEHVRQAVTSGGVPVGVDQQAALARAVFDALFGLGRLQPLIDDPAVENIEVYGAEPVVVIDGDGRITRRPPVVESEDELVDMLTFLASRGGSSERTFSTASPSLHLHLHGGHRLAASGWTTHQPVVVIRRHRLVDIDLDDLVERGTLTTQAAAFLRTAVRSRRSIVVSGSMGAGKTTLTRALANEIDPEEKLGTIETEYELHLHHLRERHRRIVAWEARPGSGERGPDGRAVGEITLDELVYDALRMNLDRLIVGEVRGREVLPMFKAMQAGAGSLSTIHAHSARASIERLVTCAMEAGDRVSAEFAYRQIAQHVDLVVHVECRTTQAEAARRRRLVTEIIALEPGERGQPAITDVFRLGPDGRLRPDSTPSWLTGAGRPAGVARPADADRLGGPS; encoded by the coding sequence ATGAACGAGCCGCGGATCACCGGACTGCCCATCTTCTCGCCGCCACCCGCCCTTGCCGCCGACGCCGCCGGCACGCCACGGCGCAGCGTCCGCGAGGCGCTCGCCGCGCTGCCGCTGGCCACGCCACCCCGCGAACCGGGCATCGACTGGGCGTTGGTGCGCGCGTTCCGCCAGCAGGCGGCCGCCCGGCTGTCCGACCAGGTCGACGAGACCGCGGCCGAGGCCGATCGCCGCGCCGCCGGCCGCGAGATCATCGCCCAGCTCCTCGACGAGCACGTACGCCAGGCGGTCACGTCTGGCGGCGTACCGGTCGGCGTCGATCAGCAGGCCGCGCTCGCCCGGGCCGTCTTCGACGCGCTGTTCGGCCTCGGCCGGCTGCAGCCGCTCATCGACGACCCCGCGGTCGAGAACATCGAGGTCTACGGCGCCGAGCCGGTGGTCGTCATCGACGGCGACGGACGCATCACCCGGCGGCCACCGGTCGTCGAGTCCGAGGACGAGCTGGTCGACATGCTCACGTTCCTCGCCTCGCGCGGCGGCAGCAGCGAGCGCACGTTCTCCACCGCCAGCCCGAGCCTGCATCTGCACCTGCACGGCGGACACCGGCTGGCCGCCTCCGGCTGGACGACGCATCAGCCGGTCGTGGTCATCCGGCGACACCGGCTGGTCGACATCGACCTCGACGATCTGGTCGAACGCGGCACGCTGACGACCCAGGCGGCGGCCTTCCTGCGCACGGCGGTCCGGTCGCGCCGCAGCATCGTCGTGTCGGGGTCGATGGGCGCCGGCAAGACCACGCTCACGCGGGCGCTGGCCAACGAGATCGACCCGGAGGAGAAGCTCGGCACCATCGAGACCGAGTACGAGCTGCACCTGCACCACCTGCGTGAACGGCACCGGCGCATCGTCGCCTGGGAGGCCCGCCCGGGCAGCGGCGAACGCGGCCCCGACGGGCGCGCGGTCGGTGAGATCACGCTCGACGAGCTCGTCTACGACGCGCTCCGCATGAACCTCGACCGCCTCATCGTCGGCGAGGTGCGCGGCCGCGAGGTGCTGCCGATGTTCAAGGCGATGCAGGCCGGCGCCGGGTCGCTGTCGACCATCCACGCCCACTCCGCCCGCGCATCGATCGAACGCCTGGTCACCTGCGCCATGGAGGCCGGCGACCGCGTCTCCGCGGAGTTCGCCTACCGCCAGATCGCCCAGCACGTCGACCTCGTGGTCCACGTCGAATGCCGCACCACGCAGGCAGAGGCCGCCCGGCGCCGCCGGCTGGTCACCGAGATCATCGCGCTCGAGCCGGGCGAGCGCGGACAGCCGGCCATCACCGACGTGTTCCGCCTCGGCCCCGACGGGCGGCTGCGGCCCGACTCCACGCCGTCCTGGCTGACCGGCGCAGGCCGGCCCGCCGGAGTGGCGCGACCCGCCGACGCCGATCGACTCGGAGGGCCGTCATGA
- a CDS encoding LysM peptidoglycan-binding domain-containing protein, whose product MTRGLAALLGLAALMLGVPVVLWAAGGSPLPGEWPSFADVRAAAVSPDDGSLFLAVLIVAGWLGWGTFILSLLVEVPAVLRGRPARRLPGLGAQQRLVAGLVAAAAAVGAGGHVASADSASPGPWEPAPPVTTDLLDAHQRAGTHVVVDGDTLWDIAGARLDDPRRYPEIVAASSATVQPGGRRLTDPDVIVPGWTLTLPAAGERVRDLPDTGRPMFAEVDGAGDDTDRVADDDSESGADDGELVRTAGGVGAVLAAALVGLLATRRARVQRRRRPGERLDAGSEGDQHAETELRQAADPVAVEVVDRVLRGLAARLARAERGLPPLRAVRLTKRTLELYLAAPAELPPPFAGTAHGGVWTVPLDEAVETVADVPAPYPSLVTLGHDHDEALVLLDLEQVGTLVVDGRPELVRSALTAVAVELATSAWADDLRVTLVGAAALADLDLIDTGRVRHVTEVEQLLDELTVRVADDRLLLATAGVSGLGAARVTQVADAAWTPEIVVIAEPLPAAQWNRLEALIVTAPRVAVAAVVGSGEPSGSPSRGHRLRGRVPHSGGGTWVLRLDGPPSRPVAVLDPLGVPIRPQLLDEQTRGRFVRLLRLAAGSEDADVEAADGPAGHEGRRAGGSVGDGPTRDRQPDGALARSGDVGADLAANGRGRDAPARGRVDDRGSANGGSRRRGSAVGDPTRRQLTDGSSVVNGTVGRRSARGVASGRRVLPRLLMLGAVEVQHAAELGEQTKLGQLTELAMFIAVNPGCDSNAIDEAIWPGSAVTKTTRGTAISKLRRWLGTDAAGSSLLPRTDSGYTLYPGVRSDWDDWCDLLPDGPARASTADLRAALELVRGRPFSGRGRRRYDWADHLAQEMIATIVDGCHELALRALVDGDPWEALRTSLLGLSVEPGVELLWRDRLKAEAALADRGRLLNSIGKLRAIAAELGGGLEAETEKLIEQLWSLPEPAAGAGDPPGRPRSPAGR is encoded by the coding sequence GTGACGCGTGGCCTGGCGGCACTGCTCGGCCTGGCGGCCCTGATGCTGGGTGTACCGGTGGTCCTGTGGGCCGCCGGTGGCTCGCCGCTGCCCGGCGAGTGGCCCTCGTTCGCCGACGTCCGCGCCGCCGCCGTCAGCCCGGACGACGGCTCGTTGTTCCTGGCGGTGCTCATCGTCGCCGGCTGGCTCGGCTGGGGCACGTTCATCCTGAGCCTGCTCGTCGAGGTGCCCGCGGTGCTGCGTGGTCGCCCGGCGCGCCGACTGCCCGGTCTCGGAGCGCAGCAGCGTCTGGTCGCCGGGCTGGTCGCGGCGGCGGCGGCGGTCGGCGCGGGCGGGCACGTCGCGTCGGCCGACTCCGCGTCGCCAGGACCCTGGGAGCCGGCGCCGCCCGTCACCACCGATCTCCTCGACGCACACCAGCGGGCCGGCACCCATGTCGTCGTCGACGGCGACACGTTGTGGGACATCGCCGGGGCCCGGCTCGACGATCCGCGCCGTTATCCGGAGATCGTCGCGGCGTCGTCGGCGACGGTGCAGCCCGGCGGCCGGCGCCTCACCGATCCGGACGTCATCGTTCCTGGCTGGACGCTCACGCTCCCGGCCGCCGGGGAACGGGTGCGCGACCTGCCCGACACCGGCCGGCCGATGTTCGCCGAGGTCGACGGCGCCGGTGACGACACGGATCGCGTGGCCGACGACGACTCAGAGTCGGGCGCGGACGACGGTGAGCTGGTGCGGACGGCGGGTGGGGTCGGGGCCGTGCTCGCGGCTGCGCTCGTCGGCCTGCTGGCGACGCGGCGCGCCCGGGTGCAGCGTCGTCGACGTCCGGGCGAACGGCTCGACGCGGGCAGCGAGGGTGATCAGCACGCCGAGACCGAGCTGCGCCAGGCCGCCGACCCCGTCGCCGTCGAGGTGGTCGATCGTGTGCTGCGCGGGCTGGCCGCCCGGTTGGCGCGAGCCGAGCGCGGGCTGCCGCCGTTGCGTGCCGTCCGGCTGACCAAGCGGACCTTGGAGTTGTATCTCGCCGCGCCGGCCGAACTGCCGCCGCCGTTCGCCGGGACCGCGCACGGCGGCGTGTGGACGGTGCCGCTCGACGAGGCGGTCGAGACCGTCGCGGATGTGCCGGCGCCGTACCCGAGCCTCGTCACCCTTGGGCACGATCACGACGAGGCGCTGGTGCTGCTCGATCTCGAGCAGGTCGGGACGCTGGTGGTCGACGGCCGGCCGGAGCTGGTGCGGTCGGCGCTGACAGCGGTCGCGGTGGAGCTGGCTACCAGCGCGTGGGCCGACGACCTGCGGGTCACGCTCGTCGGGGCGGCGGCGCTGGCCGACCTCGACCTGATCGACACCGGCCGGGTCCGGCACGTGACCGAGGTGGAGCAGCTGCTGGACGAGCTCACGGTGCGGGTCGCCGACGACCGGTTGCTGCTGGCCACGGCCGGGGTCAGCGGCCTCGGCGCCGCGCGCGTCACGCAGGTCGCCGACGCGGCGTGGACACCGGAGATCGTGGTGATCGCGGAGCCGCTGCCGGCCGCACAGTGGAACCGGCTGGAGGCATTGATCGTCACGGCGCCGCGAGTGGCGGTCGCGGCGGTGGTCGGCAGCGGCGAGCCGAGCGGGTCGCCCTCGCGCGGTCACCGGCTGCGTGGTCGCGTGCCGCACTCCGGCGGCGGGACGTGGGTGTTGCGGCTGGACGGACCGCCGTCGCGGCCGGTGGCGGTGCTCGATCCGCTGGGCGTGCCGATCCGGCCGCAGCTCCTGGACGAGCAGACGCGCGGCAGATTCGTCCGGTTGCTGCGCCTCGCCGCCGGCTCCGAGGACGCTGACGTGGAGGCCGCCGATGGGCCGGCTGGTCATGAGGGACGCCGGGCCGGCGGCTCGGTGGGTGACGGCCCTACGCGCGATCGGCAGCCGGACGGCGCTCTGGCTAGGAGCGGTGATGTGGGTGCCGATCTGGCGGCGAACGGTCGCGGGCGCGATGCGCCGGCGCGCGGCCGGGTGGACGACCGTGGTTCGGCGAACGGCGGTTCGAGGCGGCGTGGCTCGGCGGTAGGTGATCCGACGAGGCGTCAACTGACTGATGGCAGTTCGGTGGTCAACGGGACCGTGGGTCGCCGGTCGGCGCGTGGTGTCGCGTCCGGCCGGCGGGTGCTGCCGCGCCTGCTGATGCTGGGCGCCGTCGAGGTGCAGCACGCGGCCGAGCTGGGTGAGCAGACCAAGCTCGGCCAGCTGACGGAGCTGGCGATGTTCATCGCGGTGAATCCGGGGTGCGACTCGAACGCGATCGACGAGGCGATCTGGCCAGGCTCGGCGGTGACGAAGACGACGCGGGGGACGGCGATCTCGAAGCTGCGTCGCTGGCTCGGCACCGACGCGGCGGGATCGTCGTTGCTGCCGCGCACCGACAGCGGTTACACGCTGTACCCCGGCGTCCGCAGCGACTGGGACGACTGGTGTGACCTGCTACCGGACGGTCCGGCGCGGGCCAGCACCGCCGACCTGCGTGCCGCGCTCGAGCTGGTGCGCGGACGGCCGTTCTCGGGACGCGGCCGGCGCCGGTACGACTGGGCGGATCACCTCGCACAAGAGATGATCGCGACCATCGTCGACGGGTGCCATGAGCTGGCGCTGCGGGCGCTCGTCGACGGCGACCCGTGGGAGGCGCTGCGCACGTCGCTGCTCGGCCTGTCCGTCGAACCCGGTGTCGAGCTGCTGTGGCGCGACCGGCTCAAGGCCGAGGCGGCGCTCGCCGATCGTGGCCGGCTGCTGAACAGCATCGGGAAGCTCAGGGCAATCGCCGCCGAGCTCGGCGGCGGGCTCGAGGCCGAGACGGAGAAACTGATCGAGCAGTTGTGGTCGCTACCGGAACCCGCCGCGGGGGCCGGCGATCCGCCGGGCCGACCCCGGTCACCGGCAGGGAGGTGA
- a CDS encoding pilus assembly protein TadG-related protein: MHRLRDQTGGFTLIFAIVAIALLAMAGLVYDGRRQLTAQQRADAVAAEAARAAGQEIDGSTLIGSPGLDRARAVAAAREHLAAAGIRGTVTVDGNTIVVRADATEPAAILPLVGITTLEATGEASVEIVTGLTGQPRSSPPDSS; encoded by the coding sequence ATGCATCGGCTGAGAGACCAGACCGGCGGTTTCACGCTGATCTTCGCCATCGTGGCCATCGCGTTGCTGGCGATGGCGGGCCTCGTCTACGACGGACGGCGGCAGCTGACCGCGCAGCAGCGGGCCGACGCCGTCGCCGCCGAAGCCGCCCGAGCCGCCGGCCAGGAGATCGACGGGTCGACGTTGATCGGCTCGCCGGGCCTCGACCGCGCGCGAGCGGTCGCCGCGGCGCGCGAACACCTCGCCGCCGCGGGCATCAGGGGCACCGTCACCGTCGACGGCAACACGATCGTGGTGCGGGCCGACGCGACCGAACCGGCGGCGATCCTGCCGCTCGTGGGCATCACAACCCTGGAGGCGACCGGCGAGGCCAGCGTCGAGATCGTCACGGGACTGACCGGTCAGCCGAGATCCTCGCCGCCGGACTCGTCGTAG